From one Felis catus isolate Fca126 chromosome E2, F.catus_Fca126_mat1.0, whole genome shotgun sequence genomic stretch:
- the DKKL1 gene encoding dickkopf-like protein 1 isoform X3 — protein MVGARLRLAELIQRSSLPARPTMWQPLVLLLLLPSPLVPPSAAAPIRDADAQESSSGILGLQSLIQGFTRLFLKDDFLRGMDSFFSAPMDFRGLPRNYHLEGNQEHRLGNNTLSSHLQIDKVPKIEEKEALVPVPKAIDTFRPEPHPRVAFWIMKLPRRRSHQDVQEGGRWLIEKRHRLQAIRDGLREGTHEDSLEEGTQGSSHSKLPSRKTHFLYILRPYQQL, from the exons ATGGTAGGAGCGAGGCTAAGGCTCGCGGAGCTCATCCAACGCTCCAG CCTCCCTGCCCGCCCCACAATGTGGCAACCTCtggtcctgctgctgctgctcccctCTCCTTTGGTGCCCCCCTCCGCTGCAGCACCGATCCGCGATGCTGATGCCCAGGAGAGCTCCTCGGGTATTCTGGGCCTCCAGAGCCTAATCCAAGGCTTCACCCGGCTGTTCCTCAAA GATGACTTTCTGCGGGGCATGGACAGCTTCTTCTCTGCCCCCATGGATTTCCGGGGCCTCCCCAGGAATTACCACCTAGAAGGGAACCAGGAGCACCGGCTGGGGAACAACACTCTCTCTAGCCACCTCCAGATTGACAAG gtgcccaAGATAGAGGAGAAGGAGGCCCTGGTGCCTGTCCCTAAAGCCATCGACACCTTTCGCCCTGAACCCCATCCCCGAGTCGCCTTCTGGATCATGAAGCTGCCACGCAGGAGATCCCACCAGGATGTTCAGGAGGGCGGCCGCTGGCTCATCGAGAAGCGACACCGCTTGCAGGCCATCCGGGACGGGCTCCGCGAGGGGACCCACGAGGACAGCCTCGAAGAGGGGACCCAGGGATCCTCCCACTCAAAGCTGCCCTCCCGCAAGACCCACTTCCTGTACATCCTCAGGCCCTACCAGCAGCTATAG
- the DKKL1 gene encoding dickkopf-like protein 1 isoform X1, translated as MVGARLRLAELIQRSSLPARPTMWQPLVLLLLLPSPLVPPSAAAPIRDADAQESSSGILGLQSLIQGFTRLFLKDDFLRGMDSFFSAPMDFRGLPRNYHLEGNQEHRLGNNTLSSHLQIDKVTDNKTGEVLISEQVVASTEPGEGNLESDWKVPKIEEKEALVPVPKAIDTFRPEPHPRVAFWIMKLPRRRSHQDVQEGGRWLIEKRHRLQAIRDGLREGTHEDSLEEGTQGSSHSKLPSRKTHFLYILRPYQQL; from the exons ATGGTAGGAGCGAGGCTAAGGCTCGCGGAGCTCATCCAACGCTCCAG CCTCCCTGCCCGCCCCACAATGTGGCAACCTCtggtcctgctgctgctgctcccctCTCCTTTGGTGCCCCCCTCCGCTGCAGCACCGATCCGCGATGCTGATGCCCAGGAGAGCTCCTCGGGTATTCTGGGCCTCCAGAGCCTAATCCAAGGCTTCACCCGGCTGTTCCTCAAA GATGACTTTCTGCGGGGCATGGACAGCTTCTTCTCTGCCCCCATGGATTTCCGGGGCCTCCCCAGGAATTACCACCTAGAAGGGAACCAGGAGCACCGGCTGGGGAACAACACTCTCTCTAGCCACCTCCAGATTGACAAG GTGACAGACAACAAAACTGGAGAGGTGCTGATCTCTGAGCAGGTGGTGGCGTCCACTGAGCCGGGAGAGGGGAATTTGGAGAGTGACTGGAAG gtgcccaAGATAGAGGAGAAGGAGGCCCTGGTGCCTGTCCCTAAAGCCATCGACACCTTTCGCCCTGAACCCCATCCCCGAGTCGCCTTCTGGATCATGAAGCTGCCACGCAGGAGATCCCACCAGGATGTTCAGGAGGGCGGCCGCTGGCTCATCGAGAAGCGACACCGCTTGCAGGCCATCCGGGACGGGCTCCGCGAGGGGACCCACGAGGACAGCCTCGAAGAGGGGACCCAGGGATCCTCCCACTCAAAGCTGCCCTCCCGCAAGACCCACTTCCTGTACATCCTCAGGCCCTACCAGCAGCTATAG
- the DKKL1 gene encoding dickkopf-like protein 1 isoform X4 yields MDSFFSAPMDFRGLPRNYHLEGNQEHRLGNNTLSSHLQIDKVTDNKTGEVLISEQVVASTEPGEGNLESDWKVPKIEEKEALVPVPKAIDTFRPEPHPRVAFWIMKLPRRRSHQDVQEGGRWLIEKRHRLQAIRDGLREGTHEDSLEEGTQGSSHSKLPSRKTHFLYILRPYQQL; encoded by the exons ATGGACAGCTTCTTCTCTGCCCCCATGGATTTCCGGGGCCTCCCCAGGAATTACCACCTAGAAGGGAACCAGGAGCACCGGCTGGGGAACAACACTCTCTCTAGCCACCTCCAGATTGACAAG GTGACAGACAACAAAACTGGAGAGGTGCTGATCTCTGAGCAGGTGGTGGCGTCCACTGAGCCGGGAGAGGGGAATTTGGAGAGTGACTGGAAG gtgcccaAGATAGAGGAGAAGGAGGCCCTGGTGCCTGTCCCTAAAGCCATCGACACCTTTCGCCCTGAACCCCATCCCCGAGTCGCCTTCTGGATCATGAAGCTGCCACGCAGGAGATCCCACCAGGATGTTCAGGAGGGCGGCCGCTGGCTCATCGAGAAGCGACACCGCTTGCAGGCCATCCGGGACGGGCTCCGCGAGGGGACCCACGAGGACAGCCTCGAAGAGGGGACCCAGGGATCCTCCCACTCAAAGCTGCCCTCCCGCAAGACCCACTTCCTGTACATCCTCAGGCCCTACCAGCAGCTATAG
- the DKKL1 gene encoding dickkopf-like protein 1 isoform X2, whose amino-acid sequence MWQPLVLLLLLPSPLVPPSAAAPIRDADAQESSSGILGLQSLIQGFTRLFLKDDFLRGMDSFFSAPMDFRGLPRNYHLEGNQEHRLGNNTLSSHLQIDKVTDNKTGEVLISEQVVASTEPGEGNLESDWKVPKIEEKEALVPVPKAIDTFRPEPHPRVAFWIMKLPRRRSHQDVQEGGRWLIEKRHRLQAIRDGLREGTHEDSLEEGTQGSSHSKLPSRKTHFLYILRPYQQL is encoded by the exons ATGTGGCAACCTCtggtcctgctgctgctgctcccctCTCCTTTGGTGCCCCCCTCCGCTGCAGCACCGATCCGCGATGCTGATGCCCAGGAGAGCTCCTCGGGTATTCTGGGCCTCCAGAGCCTAATCCAAGGCTTCACCCGGCTGTTCCTCAAA GATGACTTTCTGCGGGGCATGGACAGCTTCTTCTCTGCCCCCATGGATTTCCGGGGCCTCCCCAGGAATTACCACCTAGAAGGGAACCAGGAGCACCGGCTGGGGAACAACACTCTCTCTAGCCACCTCCAGATTGACAAG GTGACAGACAACAAAACTGGAGAGGTGCTGATCTCTGAGCAGGTGGTGGCGTCCACTGAGCCGGGAGAGGGGAATTTGGAGAGTGACTGGAAG gtgcccaAGATAGAGGAGAAGGAGGCCCTGGTGCCTGTCCCTAAAGCCATCGACACCTTTCGCCCTGAACCCCATCCCCGAGTCGCCTTCTGGATCATGAAGCTGCCACGCAGGAGATCCCACCAGGATGTTCAGGAGGGCGGCCGCTGGCTCATCGAGAAGCGACACCGCTTGCAGGCCATCCGGGACGGGCTCCGCGAGGGGACCCACGAGGACAGCCTCGAAGAGGGGACCCAGGGATCCTCCCACTCAAAGCTGCCCTCCCGCAAGACCCACTTCCTGTACATCCTCAGGCCCTACCAGCAGCTATAG